From a single Lolium rigidum isolate FL_2022 chromosome 7, APGP_CSIRO_Lrig_0.1, whole genome shotgun sequence genomic region:
- the LOC124677616 gene encoding protein NASP homolog 1-like, whose amino-acid sequence MDSSSDNIAAPGDERQDPPPPNPSEEEAGGEEEAGEEKTLERAEELFDKGSKAIEEGDFVDAVDCLSRALEIRVELHGELAPECASTYYKYGCALLYKSQEETDPLGNVPKNAPDEESVKSTANKDNGNSKASSSNVKDAPSPDKGGLEEGQNSNEKDQEDVDGDSDKDGDEMGGDEDDSDLDLAWKMLDIARAIVEKSPDNTMEKVKILSALAEVSMEREDIDNSLGDYFKALAILDHLVEPDHRRIVELNFRICLVYELASKIGEAIPYCAKAISLCKSRLQNLKNAKESLLADGGDSASADGGSKKSSVEDEMEVITGILPDLEKKLEDLEQAMATPSSQIEEIMKSIAAKAGGMQNAGSAVPRAASLTSSQMAGVNNGFDSPTMSTAATSGSTGSTVTDLGVVGRGVKRANIKPISAEPCPKRLAADASPSVKGDSSINSDAHPAAQDGEGSVSK is encoded by the exons atggactcctcctcggaCAACATCGCGGCGCCGGGAGACGAGCGCCAGGATCCGCCGCCCCCGAACCCTAGCGAGGAGGAGGCgggaggcgaggaggaggcggGAGAGGAGAAAACCCTAGAGCGGGCGGAGGAGCTGTTCGACAAGGGTTCCAAGGCCATCGAGGAGGGGGACTTCGTCGACGCCGTCGACTGCCTCAGCCGCGCCCTCGAGATCAG GGTTGAACTACATGGAGAACTTGCTCCAGAGTGTGCTAGCACGTATTACAAATATGGATGTGCCTTGTTATACAAATCTCAGGAGGAGACTGATCCTTTGGGTAATGTTCCCAAGAATGCACCAGATGAAGAATCAGTGAAGAGCACAGCCAATAAAGATAATGGGAACTCAAAGGCATCCAGCAGCAACGTCAAGGATGCTCCATCTCCGGACAAAGGTGGTCTTGAAGAAG GCCAAAACTCAAATGAGAAAGATCAGGAGGATGTGGATGGTGACAGTGACAAGGATGGTGATGAGATGGGAGGAGATGAAGATGATTCTGATTTGGATCTAGCATGGAAAATGTTGGATATTGCAAGGGCAATAGTGGAGAAGAGCCCAGACAACACAATGGAGAAAGTAAAAATCTTGTCTGCTCTAGCTGAAGTTTCCATGGAAAGAG AGGACATAGACAACTCACTTGGTGACTACTTCAAAGCTTTGGCCATCTTGGATCATTTGGTTGAGCCTGATCATCGTCGAATTGTTGAACT AAACTTCCGCATCTGTTTGGTCTATGAGTTGGCGTCTAAGATTGGAGAGGCGATCCCATACTGTGCAAAAGCCATTTCATTATGCAAGTCACGTTTACAGAACCTGAAAAATGCAAAGGAAAGTTTGTTGGCTGATGGAGGTGACAGTGCATCTGCTGATGGAGGCTCAAAGAAATCGTCTGTAGAAGATGAGATGGAGGTTATTACTGGCATATTGCCTGACCTTGAGAAGAAG CTTGAAGACCTGGAGCAAGCAATGGCAACCCCAAGCTCTCAGATAGAGGAGATTATGAAAAGCATTGCTGCGAAGGCTGGTGGTATGCAGAATGCTGGCAGTGCTGTACCAAGAGCTGCATCTTTGACTTCTTCCCAAATGGCTGGAGTAAACAATGGCTTTGATTCCCCAACTATGTCTACGGCAGCAACATCTGGTAGCACTGGAAGCACTGTTACGGACCTTGGGGTTGTAGGAAGAGGTGTCAAGCGAGCTAATATCAAGCCTATTTCTGCTGAACCTTGTCCAAAGAGACTTGCAGCAGATGCTTCACCATCTGTGAAAGGTGACAGCAGCATCAACTCAGACGCGCACCCTGCGGCGCAAGATGGCGAGGGTTCCGTGTCAAAGTAG